In the Solibacillus sp. FSL K6-1523 genome, one interval contains:
- a CDS encoding FecCD family ABC transporter permease has product MKKLKSIRLLNGKFSYLLDLHVTKRATIICILAVLAFLLSGSFGESFISSIDVLKAIFGYGDDYTQLVINEFRLPRIFVAAFAGIALAVAGAVLQGMIKNPLASPDIIGISAGGGAAVVGFLAIFSDLNHSLTVSIQWMPLAGFIGATLVGLVVYLLAWKDGVTPSRLVLIGLGVSIFLQALTTLLMIVGPIHLAAEAQKWIIGSVRTAEWHEVQIMVPVIIILLIILTFLVRHLNVQDFGDETATGLGQPVQKFRFTLIILCSSLVASAIAFTGAIGFVGLIAPHIARRLVGSAFGLLIPTSAAIGAFLVIVADIIGRTAFNPLEVPAGVFTAAIGAPYFIYLLLKKPKN; this is encoded by the coding sequence ATGAAAAAATTAAAATCAATTCGTTTATTAAATGGGAAATTTTCGTATTTATTAGACTTACATGTTACGAAAAGAGCTACTATTATTTGTATTCTTGCAGTGCTTGCGTTTCTTTTGAGCGGTTCTTTTGGGGAATCGTTCATAAGCTCAATCGATGTATTGAAAGCAATTTTCGGATACGGTGATGATTATACACAGTTGGTCATTAATGAATTTAGATTACCAAGAATCTTCGTAGCAGCGTTTGCTGGAATTGCTCTTGCCGTAGCCGGTGCAGTATTACAAGGTATGATTAAAAATCCATTAGCATCTCCTGATATTATAGGGATTTCTGCTGGTGGAGGTGCTGCTGTAGTTGGTTTCTTAGCTATATTTAGTGATTTAAATCATTCATTAACCGTTAGCATTCAATGGATGCCTTTAGCAGGATTTATTGGTGCAACATTAGTCGGACTAGTCGTATATTTACTAGCATGGAAAGATGGTGTTACACCATCAAGATTAGTATTAATTGGGCTAGGTGTTTCTATTTTTTTACAAGCATTAACGACGCTGTTGATGATTGTTGGTCCGATACATCTAGCAGCTGAAGCACAAAAATGGATTATAGGAAGTGTCCGAACAGCTGAATGGCATGAAGTTCAAATTATGGTACCAGTCATAATTATTCTGTTAATTATATTAACATTCCTTGTGCGGCATTTGAACGTACAAGATTTTGGGGATGAGACGGCAACGGGCTTAGGACAACCAGTTCAAAAATTTCGATTTACTTTAATAATTTTATGTTCGAGCTTAGTGGCGAGTGCTATTGCATTTACAGGTGCAATTGGTTTCGTAGGATTAATAGCTCCTCATATTGCAAGACGTTTAGTTGGCTCGGCTTTTGGGCTGTTAATTCCAACTAGTGCAGCAATCGGTGCATTTTTGGTCATTGTTGCTGATATTATTGGCAGAACAGCCTTTAATCCTTTAGAGGTGCCAGCGGGTGTATTTACTGCAGCAATCGGTGCACCTTATTTCATTTATTTATTACTAAAAAAACCAAAGAATTAA
- a CDS encoding FecCD family ABC transporter permease — protein MILVKNKFKVLGLILALILMVFFICISILYGYADTSLHSTIQSFVNFDHSNEQIIIQNVRIPRALIAASVGASLAITGVLLQTLTKNPLASSGILGINAGAGFAVVFALVFFNVTSLQAFAWIAFLGAAVATIVVLGISASGGTASTPLKITLAGAAISALFASYTQGLLAMNEATMDQVLFWLAGSVQGRKMEILLSVLPYLVVGWVMAMAISSKMNVLALGDDVARGLGLRIGLFKFIIGIITILLAGGAVAISGPIGFVGIIIPHFARKIIGTDHRWLIPMSALLGAILLLVADVGARYIIMPSEVPVGVMTAFIGTPFFIYLARKGGRNS, from the coding sequence ATGATTTTGGTAAAAAATAAATTTAAAGTGTTAGGTTTGATACTTGCACTGATACTCATGGTGTTCTTTATATGTATTAGTATTTTATATGGATATGCAGATACTTCATTACATTCAACGATTCAATCCTTTGTGAATTTCGATCATTCGAACGAGCAAATCATTATTCAAAACGTACGGATTCCACGTGCGCTAATTGCTGCTAGTGTGGGTGCTTCATTGGCTATTACGGGTGTTTTACTACAAACATTAACAAAGAATCCTTTAGCATCATCTGGCATTCTAGGCATCAATGCAGGTGCAGGTTTTGCAGTTGTTTTCGCATTAGTATTTTTTAATGTAACAAGCTTACAAGCATTTGCATGGATCGCATTTTTAGGTGCGGCAGTAGCGACGATCGTAGTTCTCGGAATAAGTGCTTCAGGAGGTACCGCTTCAACACCTCTAAAAATCACGCTTGCAGGTGCGGCAATTAGTGCATTATTTGCTTCATATACACAAGGATTATTAGCGATGAATGAAGCAACTATGGACCAGGTGTTATTTTGGTTAGCGGGGTCAGTACAAGGTAGAAAGATGGAAATTTTATTATCTGTTTTACCTTATTTAGTAGTAGGGTGGGTTATGGCAATGGCAATTTCATCAAAAATGAATGTACTTGCTCTTGGAGATGATGTTGCTAGAGGCCTGGGTTTACGTATTGGGCTATTCAAATTCATTATCGGTATAATTACTATATTACTTGCTGGTGGAGCTGTTGCCATTTCTGGACCAATAGGCTTCGTTGGTATTATAATTCCTCATTTTGCACGAAAAATAATAGGGACAGATCATCGCTGGTTAATTCCTATGTCAGCTTTACTTGGGGCAATACTCTTGCTCGTAGCGGATGTCGGTGCGCGTTATATTATTATGCCGAGTGAAGTACCTGTTGGTGTAATGACGGCATTTATAGGAACCCCATTCTTTATTTATTTGGCTAGAAAGGGTGGGAGAAATTCATGA
- a CDS encoding PadR family transcriptional regulator, protein MKKSEQLTDSMFYIMTALTKPRHGYAIMNLIEETSKGAITIGPASMYTIIKKLLQQEWIYLYDGSDSRRKTYLLTKEGTAVLEEDLKVRKRMMQLAETGLKEVEE, encoded by the coding sequence TTGAAGAAATCAGAGCAATTAACAGATTCAATGTTTTATATTATGACTGCTTTAACAAAACCAAGGCATGGTTATGCGATTATGAATTTAATCGAAGAAACATCAAAAGGGGCAATTACGATAGGCCCTGCTTCCATGTACACAATTATTAAAAAGTTATTACAACAAGAGTGGATTTATTTGTATGATGGATCGGATTCCAGACGGAAAACGTATCTGCTTACTAAAGAAGGAACAGCAGTATTGGAAGAAGATTTGAAGGTAAGAAAACGGATGATGCAATTAGCTGAAACTGGATTGAAGGAGGTTGAAGAATGA
- a CDS encoding ABC transporter ATP-binding protein, which translates to MAESLKIDSLTLSYGTEPIIENLNLTIPMNEISVLIGANGCGKSTLLRSLARLLKPKQGAVLLDGKNIFELSTKDVAKKLSILPQSPIAPEGLTVLQLVKQGRYPHQTWRKQWTEKDEKIVLDAIKATGMIDLQHKNIDELSGGQRQRAWIAMTLAQDTDIILLDEPTTYLDLTHQIEILDLLFELNETQNRTIIMVLHDINLACRYADHIITVKNRTVFKQGKPEDIMVEDLVENVFDMKCKIIADPIFGTPMCLPYGKGRIIK; encoded by the coding sequence ATGGCAGAGTCGCTAAAAATTGATTCACTCACATTAAGTTATGGCACAGAGCCTATTATAGAAAATTTAAATTTAACGATACCTATGAATGAGATTAGTGTATTAATTGGTGCAAACGGTTGTGGGAAATCGACGCTCCTACGTTCGCTCGCCCGCCTATTAAAACCAAAGCAAGGTGCCGTGTTATTGGATGGAAAAAATATATTTGAATTATCGACAAAGGATGTTGCGAAAAAGCTATCTATCCTACCACAATCGCCAATCGCACCAGAAGGTTTAACGGTGCTACAGTTGGTGAAACAAGGTCGATACCCTCATCAAACTTGGCGTAAACAATGGACTGAAAAAGATGAGAAAATTGTACTCGATGCCATTAAAGCGACAGGGATGATTGATTTACAACATAAAAATATAGATGAATTATCAGGAGGCCAACGACAAAGAGCTTGGATTGCGATGACTTTGGCACAAGATACAGATATCATTTTATTAGATGAACCTACAACTTATTTGGATTTAACGCATCAAATTGAAATTTTGGATTTATTGTTCGAGTTAAATGAAACACAAAACCGTACAATCATAATGGTATTGCATGATATTAATTTAGCATGTCGATATGCAGATCATATTATTACAGTAAAGAATCGCACAGTATTTAAACAAGGGAAACCAGAGGATATAATGGTAGAAGATCTTGTAGAGAATGTTTTTGATATGAAATGTAAAATCATTGCAGATCCAATCTTTGGTACACCTATGTGTTTACCATATGGAAAAGGTCGCATTATAAAATAA
- a CDS encoding ABC transporter substrate-binding protein encodes MSTFKKVFALLLTSITLIVLAACGNDAKEVSDTKAEAVITIEHAMGTTEIKGTPKRVVVLSNEGTEAALALGVTPVGAAKSHEGDPWYDHIKDQMGDAVVVGTESEISIEKVASLKPDLIIGTKIRQEKDYAKLSKIAPTVFSETLRGDFKSNFELYSRALNKEAEGKKILKAYDDKIVATKEALGEKTTQEVSVVRFMTDKSRIYYTDSFSGVIFEQLGFPRVPEQEKFFKNNDKLGKLAVDVGKEAIPDMNGDVLFYFTFTPTGDDSALTTEKEWTADPLWNNLDVVKKGNVHRVDDAIWNTSGGILSANIVLDEIKEIFSK; translated from the coding sequence GTGTCTACATTCAAGAAAGTATTTGCACTTCTACTGACATCTATTACACTTATTGTATTAGCAGCATGTGGAAATGACGCCAAAGAAGTAAGTGATACAAAAGCTGAAGCGGTTATAACGATTGAGCATGCTATGGGTACTACTGAAATTAAAGGTACACCAAAACGTGTAGTTGTCCTTTCAAATGAAGGAACGGAAGCTGCCCTTGCACTAGGGGTAACACCAGTTGGCGCTGCAAAATCACATGAAGGTGACCCATGGTATGATCATATTAAAGACCAAATGGGCGATGCGGTAGTAGTTGGTACAGAATCTGAAATAAGCATTGAAAAAGTTGCATCATTAAAACCAGATTTGATTATCGGTACTAAAATTCGTCAAGAAAAAGACTATGCAAAATTAAGTAAAATTGCTCCAACAGTTTTCTCTGAAACATTACGCGGTGACTTCAAAAGTAATTTTGAGCTTTATTCACGCGCTTTAAACAAAGAAGCAGAAGGTAAAAAAATATTAAAAGCTTATGATGATAAAATTGTAGCTACAAAAGAAGCACTTGGCGAAAAAACAACACAAGAAGTTTCTGTTGTTCGTTTCATGACAGATAAGAGCCGTATTTATTATACCGACTCATTCTCTGGTGTTATTTTTGAACAACTTGGATTCCCACGAGTACCAGAGCAAGAAAAATTCTTTAAAAATAACGACAAGCTAGGTAAATTAGCGGTCGATGTAGGTAAAGAAGCCATTCCTGATATGAACGGTGATGTACTTTTCTACTTTACTTTCACCCCAACAGGTGATGATAGTGCTTTAACTACTGAAAAAGAATGGACAGCTGATCCACTTTGGAATAACTTAGATGTAGTTAAAAAAGGCAATGTTCATAGAGTAGATGATGCGATCTGGAACACTTCTGGAGGGATCCTTTCTGCAAACATCGTACTAGATGAGATCAAAGAGATCTTTTCTAAATAA
- a CDS encoding DUF2812 domain-containing protein, with the protein MRQTKYISSGGLAFSEDKDMEKLRRFSLKGSHVSHFSLMGYTLEKGESCDYIYSIDYRSLKEDDAEEYYELFSSFGWSHIVSDAGIHLFRAHPGTKPIYTDRDTTAEKYGNSINSMNKFAIPLVLLNGLVWFGALFSSGTLKSVLYVVALILNVIVLPTIWTVLTTYTNKWKVEGRVRLVNLVKSLLFLLLAIAVIVLLFVKDSSVYMFASMVIGAITLPTAIWVIMSLYQKVEKKRA; encoded by the coding sequence ATGAGACAGACAAAGTATATTTCATCAGGTGGTTTAGCTTTTTCTGAGGATAAGGACATGGAAAAGTTACGCCGATTTTCTTTGAAAGGGTCGCATGTCAGTCATTTTAGTTTAATGGGGTATACGCTTGAAAAAGGAGAAAGCTGCGATTACATCTACAGTATAGACTATCGTTCATTAAAAGAAGATGACGCAGAGGAATACTATGAGCTTTTTTCATCTTTTGGATGGTCGCATATCGTCTCAGATGCTGGTATTCATCTATTTCGAGCGCATCCTGGTACAAAACCGATTTATACGGACCGTGACACAACAGCTGAAAAGTATGGAAATTCAATAAACTCTATGAACAAATTCGCAATCCCACTTGTTTTACTAAATGGACTTGTATGGTTTGGGGCCTTGTTTAGCTCGGGTACCTTAAAGTCCGTACTTTATGTAGTAGCGCTTATACTCAATGTAATCGTTCTTCCAACAATTTGGACTGTACTCACTACCTACACGAATAAATGGAAGGTAGAAGGAAGAGTGAGGCTAGTCAATTTAGTAAAGAGTTTACTATTTCTTCTTTTAGCCATCGCGGTGATTGTTTTGTTATTTGTTAAAGATAGTTCAGTTTACATGTTTGCATCTATGGTAATTGGAGCAATCACACTGCCGACTGCTATTTGGGTTATCATGTCCCTTTATCAAAAAGTCGAGAAAAAACGAGCGTAG